Genomic DNA from Acidobacteriota bacterium:
CCGGACTCGAGCTCGGCAACCAGCTGACATTCGGCCAGAACGAATGGGAGGTCGTCGGTCTCTTCGAGGCTGAAGGAGGACTCACGGAGTCGGAGATCTGGGCCGATGCGGCGGTCGTCCAGCCCGCGTACCGCCGGGGATCCACCTATCAGATCGTCGTCGCGAAGCTCGCTTCGCCGGGTGTCTTCCAGGAGTTCAAGGACACGCTGACCGCGGATCCCAGGGTCAATGTCAAGGTCGAGCGCGAGACCGACTACTACGCCAACCAGTCCCGCCTCCTCACCCGCCTCATCGCGGTCCTCGGGACTCTGATCTCGGTGCTCATGGCGATTGCTGCGGTTTTCGGAGCGCTCAACACGATGTATACGGCCGTCGCATCGCGTGCGCGCGAGATCGGGACCCTGAAGGCGCTCGGCTTTTCGGAAAGTCCGGTCGTCATTTCGATCATCATCGAGTCGCTTCTCCTGGCATTGATCGGAGGCGTACTCGGAGCGGTTGCCGCCTGGGTTGCTTTCGATGGCTTCCAGACGTCGACGCTGAACTGGCAGAGCTTCAGCCAGGTCGCATTCGCTTTCCGGGTGACCCCAGATCTGCTCGTCCAGGGGATCGTCTATGCCGCGCTCATCGGGATGATCGGCGGGCTCTTTCCCGCGATCCGCGCCGCCCGGATGCCGATCTCGGTTGCACTGCGAGAATCATAGATTCACGGCCTGCTTCCAGCCTCGGAGGGCTGAGAGAAGGTAGAGCGGGGTGAAGAAAGCCGGGCACGGGCGCGTTCACGGGCGCGGGAAGATCAGGCAGCGACACGCCGGTCTCCCGAAGCGGCGGAACCCGAGTAGGGGCCCTAGGTTAGCCAGCTCCGGAGGGGCGACAGATCTCCCGGAGTCTCGCCGGCGTGCGTGTGGTTCGACTCTACAGGATGTGTGAGAGGGTTCGGGAGACGTGCGGGATGCGTTCGGGGCGCGGCCCGGGTCGGCGGGTCGGCTGGCGTCCCGCTGCCCGCGCGTTGCAAGGTCCCGAGCGCGGTACAATGTCGCGTCGCGGGCAGCGCAGCTGAAGCGCCGATCCGTTAGGGCGCGTCCCGCAGCCGAGGTAAAATCCAGCCATGGGAAAACCGAAGGAAGAAGTTCGGCGGATGTTGGATGAGCTCTCCGACGACAGCTCGTACGAAGACATCCAGTATCACATCTACGTCAGGCAGAAGATCGAACGAGGTTTGCAAGCGGCAGAGCGTGGCGATCTCATCAATCAGGAAGAAGTCGAGCGCCGGATGGAGAAGTGGCTCGCAGAGTAAGGTGGACCACTCCCGCCTGGCAGGATCTGACAGAGGCTGCGGATCACATCGCGCGAGACTCGAAGTACTATGCTGCCTCATTCGTTCGCGAGACCAGAGACGCGGCGAGATCGCTGAACCACTTTGCCGATCGTGGTCGGGAGGTGCCCGAGCTTGGCGAGCGTCGGTTCGCGAGCTCTTCGTCCAAAACTACCGGCTGATTTACCATGTGCTCCCGCACGAGGTCCGAATCCTCGCGGTCATTCATCAAGCCCGGGATTCCGCTGCCGTCATCAGGCGGCGTCCTGACTGAATCGCTCGAGCCAACCACCGCACGCTCGACCGCTACTCAATCTTTGAACATCGCTGAGGCGTGCGCTGGCAGCTCAGCTCAAACGTTAGGGCGCAGGCCGCGTCGCACGAAAACCATGAAGATGTTCCGCATCCCTGTTCCCCCGTGGGCAAGAGAATTCAAGCGCGATGTCGGAACCCCGGGTCAACTGGCGAACCATTTTCCTGCCCCGGAGGGGCGACAGATTCCGAAATCTCGTCGACGCGCGTTGAACCCTGCGGTCAGAGAATGTGCGAGATGGTTCGGGCGAGCTGTTCGGTCGCTTTCTGAGCCACAGCGGGCGCGAGCGGAACTCATCGAGGTCGAACTCACACGCGTCATGAATGTTCATTCAGTCCGGTGTGATCAGAAGAACATGCTGGGTCTCATTGTCGGTCACACTCACAAATCCCCAGTATCCGAGCCCTGGCGTCAGTGAAGTCAGTCGGACGTGGAAATGGTCGAACTGGCGGAGCTCCGGGAAGATGTCGGTGATGTTGTAGATCGCGTCGTACCCGGGATAGCGGTAAAAGCCTGATCCCTTAACCTCGGGAACCGCCGGGTGATCTCCGGGTCGAAGCGTGGTGGTCGCCACCAGATGACCTTCCGGGTCGAGCAGCTCCACCTTCACGGCGCTGCCGCGGATCAGGACCGGGTCGAACACGCGAAGCGTCGAGCGAAGTTCCTCCCCCACCGGAACGGCCAGAAGCACCGCCTCGCGAGTGAGGAAGTCTTTTTCCCGGATCACCGGAATCTCGACGCCGGCCGGCTGGGCATGGCGCGACAACTCGAACAGGCGCAGATTGAGGTGGATGAGGTCGTCGACCTCCGGAAGATAGAGGAGCTCCCCTTGGTCGGGTGTGGGAGAACCGCCGACCTCACCCACACGACCAAAATAGCCCGTGGGATAGAGCGGTGCACACGAAAGGAAACAGTCGACTGGCACCTGCAGGAAATGGATGTCGAGGCCGGTGCCGTTATGGATCCACGTTTGGGTAGCCCAGAGACTCCCGTACGCGCCGGCGGCCTGATCGTGCCTCGTGAGAGCCACCGGAACGAGTACGGTCACCCGACCATCCCCATCGACGTCATTCCCTTCAGGCTCCAGGGCAGATACTGAAATGCCTGAAGAGGCGAGGATGAGTATCGTCAGGCAGACTGGGAATCGTACATTCATGATCAGCTCTCCTCTCTACTCGCATTCGCCGGTCGGTGAGCCGGCAGCTTCATTCCAGTAAACCATTCGCGCTCCGGAGGCGTTCCCCACCACGTTGAACTTGTACGGCGGATAGCCGGCACCCCAGGTTTGCTGCTGCGTGTCGTATCCCAAGGTTCCACTGGGGCACTGCGCTGGCGGGCTGGAAAGCCAGGTTTGATCACGTAGGCTATTATTCGGATCAACATCGAGGCAGAACCAGTAATCGTCCGTGGTCGTCAGGTAGATCTCGGCCGAGGCATTTGCGAGCAACCATGAGTATACGGCTTCGCTACCGGGCGTGCTGCCCGTCTCGCTCTTCTGCCGTTCCATGTAGCGTGCTGCAATACCGGCCACAATCGGCGACGCAAAGGAGGTTCCGGTCGCGCGATCGTACAGCGTCAGATTTTCATCAACGTCTCTGTAGAGAGAATGGCGCGCCGCATAGATACTGGTCGCGGGCGCATAGATGCTGACGCACGCACCCGAATTGGAGCCGCTGTCATGGCCGACGTCGATGGTGGACGAATCTTCCCAGAACTGAAACCGGTAATCCTTCGGATCCGTCGAGGATGTCGATACGCTCGTACCTCCCACAACAAAAACGTATCCCGAACGAAGGCTCGTCCGGGCACGGTCGTTAGGGGCGAAGAGGCATGCATCGGCAGTGAAGTTGTCAGCCGAGGTAAAGAACGGCTTGTTCGTGGCGTTCACCAATCCCTCGACAGCCACGCTGTATGCCGATGGTTGTGAACCACCGCCTTCGATCTCATCTTTCCAGTCAGGGACGAATCCGCTGTGGTTCACCACTCCCGGCAGGGATATGTATGGATTGCTGTTCGGATCCGCGATCCAATCGGTCGCGTCGATGAGATCCGCCGTGAGGGCTTGACCGTTCAAACACTGTGCAATCTTCAATGAAACGACCTGTGGCTTTGCAACACCGACCTGGGTTCCCGCGAGGACGGACGCGACCGCGGTGCCATGCCACAGGTGCGGCTGCTCATAGCCTGGCGCGGTGCATCCGTTGGTCACATCCGCTGTAAAAGGCTTGGACTTATCCGTCCGGTCCTCAGAGAAATCGACCGAGTGAACGACACGGGAGGGGTCCTCGAACTGGGGGTGATCGCTTTGGACTCCTGTGTCAATGACGTATGCGTAGACGCTGCGCCCCTCGGTGCACATATTGTGCTTGCTGTCGCGATCCTCCCATGAAACCTCATCCACTCGGTCGAGGTGCCACAGGTATTCACCATTGAACCATGTCCATTGGGTCCCTGAGATCTGCGGCTGCGGAGTTTCGGTCGTGAAGTTTTGCTCGACGAAGCGGATTCGTGGATCGGCCGCCATCGCATCGATATTCGTGTCCGATCCCCTTGTTAGAAATCCACGAAGCGAGTATCGCCAGACATCGACGAGATCCAGAGCGTAAGATTCTGTGAGAGAAGCGCAACACCTTCCACCGCTTCTGAAGGTATGGCGGAGTCTAGAACGACCATGTACTCCCCTTGAACACCCGTAGCAGGATGCCGGATCACTTTCGATGGAATGGCGGAAACAGCCGTAGCGCTGAACAGAAAAATACAGGCGATATGAAGATTTTTCACAGTTTCTCCCTTAGGTTCGATCTCGTATCAGGAGAGTCAGCCACCATGATTTTCATACCTGCTAGAAGTGATCTGTAACAGAATCGTGACAGAGAGGGCGTGGTTGGAGGGGCGACAGATCCCGGATTCTCGTCGGCGTGTGTGTGAACCTCGACTGTTACAGAATGTGTGAGACGGTTCGTGAGAGCTGTTCGGTCGCTTTCTGCCACAACGGGCGCGCCCGGAATTCCTCGAGGTCGACCTCATGCGCACGCGTCAGATCGTCTTCGAAGATCCTGACGAGCTGGCCTCCGATCTCGCTCGACGAAAAGACCATCGCGACCTCGTCGTTGAGCATCATCGACCGATTGTCGAAATTGATCGTACCGACGTAGCCCCACTTGCCGTCGACCACCATCGTCTTCGCGTGGACCATCGTCGGCTCGTACTCGAAGATCCGGATTCCGGCTTCCATGAGCTCCTCGAGATGGGCGCGCCCGGCGAAGTACGCCGGCCTCTGATCGGTGTTCCAGCCGGGGTCGAGGATCCGGACGTCGACGCCACGCTTCGCGGCTTCCATCATCAGCGTGCGAAAGTCGTCATCCGGAACGAAGTACGGGGTGGTGATGCAGATCGAGCTTTTCGCCGCGGCGATCGAGAGAACGAAAAACCGTTCGGCGTTCGTGCTGCCGATCGACGGATCGGTGTGCATGATTCCGGCGCGTACATCTCCCGCCCGCGCCTCTGCATCATCCTCGATCTCGCCGAACAGAACTTCGCCCATCAGCAGCTTCGCGCTCGATTCCGCCCAGTTCGCAATGAACGCCCCCTGGAGCTGGTCGACCGCAGGCCCCTCGATCCGGACGTTCGTATCCCGCCAGCATCCCTCGGTCTTTCCGTCGCCGAGCCACCGGTCGTCGATCCCGAAACCGCCCGTGTACGCGACCGCTCCATCGATGACGACCGCGCGGATGTGCATACGCTGACCGATCTTGTAGAGGAGGTTCCATTGGAATGGCCGGAAAACATTCACATGAACGCCGGCGTCGCGTAACCCGTCGAGGTACTCATCACTCAAACCATCCGTCCCGAAGTAATCGTAAAGAAAGTTCACCTTCACACCGGCCTTCGCGCGTTCGATGAGCGCCTCGCGGACCCGATCGGACAGCTCTCCGGGCCGATGAAAGAAGACGTGCCAGGAGATCGACTTCTTCGCCGTTCCGAGCTCGTCGATCATCCGGTCATAGGTGCCGTCTCCGTTGAGGAGGATCTCGACCCGGTTGCCGTCATAGAGCCGGCTGCCACTGAGGACTTCGAAGTGGCGGAGAAAGAGCGCACCGCCCACCTCCGGAAGCTCATCCGTTTCATCGAGGATCTCGACACTGCTGACCCGGGTCTCACGCGTGATGTACGGAATCGTCACGAGCAGGAACAGCCCGATGATCAGAAGGAGAACGATGATGGTGACCACGGCGAGGGCGCTTGCGAGGGTTGCGCCGGGGGGTAGTCGTCCCGCTCGGCGAGAGAGTCCGGGATCTCAGCCTCTAGAAAGAGACAGTCGTCGAGGGGGAAGCGGGACCGAGCAATTCCGTCAGGAGGTCGATCAGCTCCGGGTCGTCGCTCGAGACCGGACCGATGTGATACCAGCGGACATTACCGTCGCGGTCGACCAGAACGGTCGTCGGGACCACGGTCGTGTTGAACGCGTCCAGGGTCGTCATGCCGGGATCGTGGATCACCGCGTAATTGATCTCGAAGTTGCGAACGAACTCCTGGATCTGCGGGGCGGTTCCGGCGTTGTCGACCGAGACTCCGAGAACTTCGAAGCCCTTCGGTCCCCAGGCCGACTTCAACTCGATCAGATCGGGAATCTCGTAGCGACAGGGCGTGCACCACGTCGCCCAGATGTTGATCAGGGTCACATTGCCTTCGAGGTCGCCCGACCATCGCCCGCCGGCGAGGGTGACGGCCTCGAACTGAGGCAATCGATCGCCGATCTCGATGCCCCCCCTCTGCTGCGGAGCACTCTGGACGATTCGCGGTCCGCTGTCTCCGAGCTCGGAGGTCTGTTCGTCCCCGCCACATCCGGCGATGCCGGGCAGCAGCAGCGTCGCCGCCAGCAGGTACGAAAAAGCCCGCCTTTCAGCGGGCCTGTTCTTTTCGAGAGTGTGGATGTCAGTCCTCTTCTTCTTCTTTTTCTTCTGCCTCGTCCTTCGCGCGTCCGATGAGCTCCGGTTCGGCGATCTCCTCGATCCCTTCCTCGGGCTCTTCGACTTCTTCGATGGCCTTCGGTGCAACCGAGACGACGACGCGATCCTCGTCGACGTCGTAGAGCTCAGCCCCCGGAGGAATGGCGAGGTCGGAGACGCGACGGACGTCGTTGATGTCCATGTCGGTGACGTCGATGACGAACTCGTCCGGGATGTCGGCCGGAAGACATTCGACCTCGAGCTCCCGAAGCTGAAAGTCGAGAATACCGCCAAACTGCTTCACGCCCTTCGCCGTTCCCGTCACGTGGATCGGAACCGTCACGTGAACCTTCTCGTCCATGTTGACGCGAATGAAATCGATGTGGGTCGGACGCCTGCTGATCGGATCCATCTGGAAATCACGGATCATCGCGTGACGGGTCTGATCGCTGTCTGCCAGCTTGAGGAGGAAGACCGAACGGATGCCGTGATCACCCTTGCGGATGAGGTCGGTCAGTTCGCGCGAGCCGACGGTGATCGCCATCGAATCGCGATCTCCACCGTAGACGACGGCCGGGATCTTCCCGTCCCGTCGTAGTTTTTTGGCGGCTCCGGAGCCGGTCTTCTCGCGCCGGGCCACTTCGAGGGTCATCTCAGACATGCTGCAATACTCCTTTCGAATCTACGCCGTGCCCGATAAAAGCCCTCGAATCAAACAAATTCCCATAGAAACAGGGACCAGGGATCAGGGATCAGGGATCAGGGGTTGCAAACCCAGAGCTCATTCATCGACTCAACGTGCCGCTTTCGGCTCTGGGATCGAGAAGGTCGAGCGCCCGATCCCGGATCTCGACGCGGACCCCTGCGTTACCATCCCTCCATGAGATATGCCGCCATCCTCCTCGCTCTTTCCCTCCTTCTCGGCTGCACATCCTCAGCTCCTACCCAGGCCTCCGACCTCGAGGAGATCCAGGCGCAGAGCCGCGCGCTCTCCGAGGCTTATGCCCGGGAGAACATCCCGGCGCTGGTCGCGATCTACACCGTGGACGGTGTCGCGGCGCCCGGCGGCCGCGACTTCGTTCGGGGTCCGGAGGCGCTGAGGCGGCTCTGGACGCTTCCGGATGGGGCCGACGTGATTCGTCATCAGGCGACCCCGGTCGAGATCGTCGTCGACGGCGATCACGCGTACGACTGGGGCTACTACGAAGGGGAGACGGTCCGGGAAGGACAGGCATCGCCGTTCCGCGGAACCTACGTCATCATCTGGGAGCGGGGCGAAGACGGGGTGTGGCGCATTGCCGTCGACATGTGGGCGCGGCTCCAGAACCGGAACTGAGGAAGGGGTGGAGCCGTTGGCCGGACTTGAACCGGCGACCTGCTGATTACGAATTCGATCTAACGAAAGTCGCCGAGAATCGCAGGAAGCCGGAAAGCCTCATTTCTCAGGCCTTTCGTTCGCTCTTCCACTCGCGGAGAATTGCTGCGAGTCGCGGGGGTGGCTGTCAAACTGGCTGTCAAATGATCTGTTCTGACGGCCACGGTCACGCGGCAGAGGCCACGCACGGCTCGAGAGCGGCCGTCATCGAGGAGCACGAGAGAGGCCCGCCCGGCTGGTTGCAGCAGGGACAGCGCTCGCCCGCGCTCCCAAAAAATCGGAGGGGGTGGGGGTGTACCCAACCCTTGGAATTGAAACCGGGTCCCCTCTCTCTACTCAAACTGTCCCACTTCATGAACGGGTTCGAAGCCCGGAGGAAAACAAGATGAACGACGAACGAGAATTGACGCAAAGCGAGAAGCTCTCCCTGGCATTCAGGCTGATCGAAATCACGCCGCCCGGTGAGCTTCACTGGTTCGAGCCGACCGATACCGGCGATGCAGACGAAGACGGCTTCATGAACCCGCGGGCACGCGTCCGGGCCCTGCTGTCTGCCGACTGCGACGAGGAGCTCATGCCTTTTAACTACGTCTTGACGGTCTGCGAGAACTACACGGTCGGCGGAATCGAGGGAGTGCGGAAGGTCTTCCGTGCCGCGCTGGAGAACGAGGAATTCGAGCCGGACGTCAGTGAACCTGAAGCCATCGATCCGGAGAGCATCGGGTTTCTCTTCCTGAAGCGATCTGATTTCCTCCGGGTCGTGACCAGGCGAACCGGCCTCACTGTCGGCTATCTCTGCGAGATCCTCACCGATCGAGATACCGCTCGAGACTCCCGGCCCGGCTTCTCTTTCGGGGCCGGGAAGTCCCGCGACAACTCGGAAATGACGGATGAGCTCCATCTGCCCGCTTGGTTTCTCGCAGAGGCGTTGGCAGCAGCGAAGCAGAAGTATCTGAGAGTTTCCTCGGTGAGTGAGACGCGGATCCGGTGGACTGCACCGGAGCCGGAATTCGACGAAGAAGCGATCTGAGACGTGCGCGAGGGGGCATCCGTCCGGAATGGAAGGCTCTGCCCCTTCGAATTCTTCTTTTGCCAGATGGAAAATCTGGAAGAAAACTACTCTTCTTCGTCGGCGTCAGGCTCTTGTCCTGATGGAAGAGCTCGGAAAAGAGTTCCCTGAGCCTCGAAGGGCTCTTCGATTTGAAGATTCCACTTCCCACAGATCGGGCTTTTCAGGCTCAGAAGATCGCTGGGGCGTAGGCGATCACCCGCCCCGTCGAGAGTCCACATGGAATCGACCTCGGATGCTATTGCCGTGGCGGCGTGGACTGCATCTGGAGTCTTGATCTTCGGGTCATCGTTCTCGCCGCTGTAGGTGTATCGGATCTCGCGCGCGATGTCGGCGACTCGGATGTCTACGTTACGCTCGACGACATTTCGGCGAGACAATAGTCCGACGAAGCGCTTCTCTTTTTTAGGATCCAGCTTCGTCTTGGTTATCTCGATGCGGGTGATGGTCGATGTGACCAGTGTCGCCTCCCCAGCTTCGACCCTATCGATGCAAGCGTTGATGCCGTCGAGGACGGAGGTCTTTCGCTTCTCCATGTCGATCAATGCTATGAACACGCAGGTATCCCAGTAGATCTTTGGCGACTTACTCATCCTCAGCTCTCAGCTCCTCCAGGTAATCTCGCACGTTCTTTCCCTCGGTGAGCCCTGGCGACATATTCCGGAGGTCGCTCAGTTTAGGAAGATCCTTTTCATCGGGCAGCTCCTCGATTTCATCGACCGCGATGTGATCGGCGAAGTTCGATCGCGGCTTGTACCGCAGCTCTCCGTATATCCGGACCCATTTTCGGCCCGCCAGGGCCCGTAGAACCTGATCCATTTGTTCAGCCTTAAACGAGCAATCGATACTCGTCGGGCCGATGATCGGATAGATTCTGCACTTGCGATCCTTGTGAAGGTTCACCGCTTCAAGGCTGCCCTCTACCGAACCGTATTCGTAGGATGTTTCGCGAGCCCACAGGTCGAAGAAGGTCTTTTGATACTTCTCATCCATCACCAACGGCTTCAGCTTCTCTCCCACCACCCTGAACTCGATGCGACGCATGTGGTCATCCGTGGACGGAACGATCTTGCTGAGCGTATCCAGAGATGTGCTCGGCACTTGGTCAAAGCGCCCCTTACCGAGGTGAGCCATTGACCTTTTAAACGTCCTGACGACCTGCCGACCCGCATTCATTGGAACATCTCGGTTGATGGGCCTCGGCTCTACCACAAACCCGGAGCTTTCGTTGACCAACTCCACCACCACGTAGTTGAGACCTCTCTTCTGTAGAACGCTCCTCTCGATTTCCCGGAGCCCATTGACAATCCTCTCCAGCCTGTCCGCCAGCTCGTCGAGGCGGACGTCTCCTTCCTCATCGTCTCCGATGAATCGGATGTAGAGACGTGGTGGTTTTCGGGTGGTCATTCAGGGACAGTATGGACCGTATCGAATCGACGTGCCAGCATCAGTACATGGCGAGATGACTCCTGTGGTTTTACCTAACGGTGCCATCGGCGGCTCCTTCCTCCCTCAGTCGTCGTCTTCCGCGCCAAGCAGATCCAGCACCTCTTCAGTCGCTTGATCACAGCAGATCTCCGCCGTGAGCTGTAGTGATTCGAGTTCGCTCCCCGAAACCTTGATGTCCCGAACGCGCTCCCCGTGCTCGGGGCATCGATAGTCCGAGACCGCATCAGCGATCGACTCCGTCACGGCTTCCTTGATCGCGTCATCGAAAGAGTCCATACCGTCGAAGGTGATCTTCATGTGTCTTCTCCATCTGTGAACCGCGAGCGGACGTCTCTCTCGCAGACGTCGAGCGCCGCGCGGAGCTCGCGCTCTGTTTCCGGACCGGGCAGCGCGAGCCAGCGGTACACCGGCCGTGCCTCGTCGCCCTTCCACTCCATCATCCAAGCGAGATGCCGAGCCCGAACCGGCGCATCCCAGTCCAGATCACGGCCGTCGAGGTATCCGCGAAAATCCTCGATGTAGCTGAGGATCGCGTTCAACGTTACCTCCGTGAACTCCTGCTGGAATGTGCGCTCGGACTCACTCATGGGTTTCTTTCATCGACCACTCGTTTTCGTCGCTGTCATTTACGGTCACATTTGAGAGCAGCTCTCCTGTGTTCGGGCGTCGCGTTGGTCCCCGGAGCTTCAGTCGTGCGCACCGATGGCGGATAGGACGCAAGTCCAGCTGTCGCGCCCGCCAGTTGTGTAGAGTCTGGTGATTTCGAACGCACAGCGCGCAAAACACTGAAACTGGCCCGCGATCGCCGTGAAAAAGTATGACACCGTCTACTCCAACCTGGTCGAGGAGAAAGGACATGTACGTCAGAGAGTGTAAGAGAAACGGGTAGTCTGCAGTCTGCTTGGTGTGACGACGCCCCGATGAGTCGCCCCCGATAACTAGGTACAGCTCCTCGAGGCGGTAATCGCATCGTATCCTGTCACCTTCGGCCGAGTTCAGACTCGGGGCCTTCCGCTGAAACACCTCATTCATGACATCCGGCCCCATCCGGAGCCACTGGTTCAATCCGACCACTCGAAGGAGAGGTGGCGCATCCTCTTCTATGCGCCGCCATTCAACGTGAATATTTTGGATATACCGCCCGACCAGCGAGTTAGGCTGCGGGAGCAGATCGTGACCAAATAATGTCGTCCGGTCCAGTTTCGCCACCGAACTCTCAAGGAAGCCGGATAGCTGCGAAACGAACGCCTCCCTCTCGTTCTTTCGAGGGAGTTCAAAGGGATCAAGATGAGCCCCAGACATCCGAAATCGGAGGCTGATTGATGTTCTATCCAGGTGAGTCACTTTTGCCAGTTTTACCTCCAGCCGCGGAGCAATATCACTCCACTCTAACTCGACCCGTCGCGCTGTTGAACCTCCCTTGTTGGTGGTACCTTCAGCGAACATTTCCGTGAGCTGCAAGCCCACCCTCTTCCCGCCGTCTGCGACCAGGACCCCGTCTATCCCCGGGACATCGAAGTGTTCAAGTTCGGCGGTATGGAGCAGTGGATGGCCGGCGATTAACCGCTCAAGGACTCTGCGCTCCCCATCGAATGGATTACCTCCCATGGCAACATAAAACGCAAAGTGCACCAAGGGGATTGCCCCCCGGGTGGACTGCACCGGACCCCGAATGCGACGAGGAGCGATCTGAAGACACGGGGCGAAGGGGCAGAGCCTTCCGGCGTCCCGGATGGATGCCCCTTCGCCTTTTCTCAAGCTCTCTTCGGGAGTATGATTTCGAGCACTCAACTCAACGACATCATCAGGAGGCACCGATGAGAATTCAGCGAACTACCGGCGTCCAGCATCTACGCCAATACGCAGCTATGACGGTTCTCATCATTCTCTTTGCAGTGCCCGTATTCGCCGATCGCGGTGAAGTCGTGCGAACCCTGAAGAACTGCGATTTTTTCATCGTGGAGGTTGAAGGAGTTGATTATGCGGTAATCGAGTCCTGGGATCTTTCGGTCCCCGACAAAAAAGACGAGCTCATCGGCGAGTTCAACACGTACGGCATGGTCACGCTGTACAACAAAACTCAGGATCTTGAGATCGAGGTTTACATCGAGGACTACATGCTTTTTGAGGATGAGGCGAGCAGGATTCTGTTTGAGAAATGCGAATGAGGATGATTTTGAGATCCGTGGAATCGTCCGGCGCGGAATCAAGGTCACGACGTTCTCGAAGATCAGTGGTTGAGGGGGTAAACCGATGACCCAAGCAACCCGCTTCACTGACGCGGAACTCTCGAAGTATGTAGTCTGCACCGCATGCGGCTACTTCGGGATCCCCCGATCGTATTCGTGCGTTCAGCTCTTCGTCCTGATCTTCCTGCTGCTCTTCGGGATTCTTCCGGGACTGATCTACGCGGCTGTCGTCGATGCGTGGAAGAAACGCTGCCCACGGTGCGACAACAAGTCCCTCATCCCGGCCACCGCTCCAAACGCGAAAGCCATGATCGCCGAAGGCAGGGTCCGCGGCGCTCAGTGAGGTACCAGGTCACCGGAGTCGAAGAGCCGGGCGGGAGGGATATCAGGGCTCGGGAGTTTGGCTGAGGCCGAATGTACAATGGCACCGAGAGCGAACTCTGCGAGCTTGCACCCCGATGATTCAGGAATGCTCCTTCATCCGCTGGAAGTATGGAGCGCCCGAGGCCTCGACATGATGCTTAGGGCGACAGGAAATCTGTGAGGGGGAGGCGGGTCTGGCTTGGGATTGCGGTGGCGGTCCTCGCCGTGGTGATATTCGTCGGACCACTCGTAGGTAATGCTGTTCATCGATCAAGAACCAAAGCTCGCGAGGCAGAAGAGGCAGCGCGTGCAATGGCGATAGTTGACTCCGGAAGGATCACGATCACGGAATGGAGTGGGACGGCCTCGGCAACAACTCCGTCGGCGACCCTCTGGGGGCGCGTAAAGAATCGGTCCGATGAAAACATCGCTCGCGTCCACCTCGAAGCAACGCTGCACCACTGCCCCGATGCCGCGCCGGTTCAGCATATCGGGCGGCGATCCCCGGAGATGATATGCGAGACCGTAGATCGGGACTCCTTCGAGATCCTGGATGTGCCGGACGGCGAATCGCGAGACTTTGAGGAGATGGTCCTGTTTACTGCGATACCAAGCGAGCACGGCTACCGCCTGGACGTTAAAATCACAAGCGTAGAGTTGGAGTAACGGGAGGATGTCGATCGATCGCGTCACACTCAGACGTGTCGGAGCGCGTCCGAACAAACCGGGAATTCGTCGTCTGTCAGCGCAAACGTTCCCTCCGCCCGCTTGATGGATGGAAGTAGGCCTCCAGCAATCTGACGTGATTCTGCGAACGTTA
This window encodes:
- a CDS encoding PIN domain-containing protein, which encodes MSKSPKIYWDTCVFIALIDMEKRKTSVLDGINACIDRVEAGEATLVTSTITRIEITKTKLDPKKEKRFVGLLSRRNVVERNVDIRVADIAREIRYTYSGENDDPKIKTPDAVHAATAIASEVDSMWTLDGAGDRLRPSDLLSLKSPICGKWNLQIEEPFEAQGTLFRALPSGQEPDADEEE